The DNA segment CTCCCGCACAAAATCGATCTTCTTGCGGGTGGAATCGACAGGTGTGAAATGCAGATCTGGCCTAACCAGTGCCAGAGGAAAGGTGGGGAATCCCGCCCCCGTTCCCAGATCGAGAACACTGAGCGCTCCCTCTAAGTAGTTTCCCCGCAGGCAGGTCAGCGAATCCACGAAATGCTTGAGAACGATGTCCTCTTCTGTCTTGAGTGCCGTCAAGTTAAGACGGGTGTTGCCTTCCTGAAGCAGCTCGAACAGGCGCTCGAAGGCGGGAAGCTGCGATTCGATATTCAGCCCCAGTTCGCCTACGCCCTGCTGCAATAAATCCAGTCCCTCGCGGTTCATAAGCCGTACCTCACTTTCATATCGCTGTAACGCTCAAAGACATGCCCATCAATGCTTTCCAGCGGCAAACGGTCCAGCAGGGGCAGCAGCGTTTCCCGCAGGACCTGCCCCCGCGCCATCCACTGGTAATAACTGCGTCCGCCGTGTTCGTAGGGGCCGTACAGCTTGGACCCCGGGCACAGGCGCACCATCGTCTCGAACAGCTTCTGATGCCGTGTGTGCATTCGCAGCGTGATCTGTGGCTGCTTGCCGTCTCCACCAAAATGGCCCTCGCCGATCAGAATGCCCAGCAGCAGCCCCTCTTCAAATGTATTCAACCGTGCCTCCCCCGTTTGTTTCACCGTCAAGTTTCCCGTGAAACATTGCGCGCGTCAAGAGGGCGACAGGGAAAAGGCGAACCGGAGTCCGCCCATTCTTCTTCGCATCTTGTTTCACCGTCAAGTTTCCCGTGAAACACCCTGCTTTTTCAGATGTACTAGCAGCGCTCCAATATCGGCATGTCGCACGCCGGAGATGCGAGCGGCCTGCTCAATGGTGCCGGGACGGGTACGTCCCAGCTTCTCGCGGGCCTCGTTGGACAGCGACAGGACGGCGGCGTAATCCAGGCCCTCCAGCTTGGTATCCCTGGCGCGGGCATCTGAATCGAGCTGAAGCCGGGCGCGTTGGATGTAACCCGCATATTTCACGCGGATCTCCACCGCTTCACGTTCGGAAGCGTCCAGCTCTGGCGGCAGTGAGATGCCCAGTGCCTCGACATCCGCCAGATGGAATTCGGGGCGGCGGAGCCACGCGTCACCCGTCTGTCCATTGCTTCTCTGCACGGAAAGCGCCGCAACACCCCCGGCAACGCGCCCATACTTTGCCTCCACTCGTGTCAGCTCAGTGTCCGACACCAGACCCAGATCATGCCCAAGCAGCGTCATACGTTCATCGGCATTGTCCTGACGGACCAACAGACGGTGTTCCACGCGACTGGTCATCATACGGTACGGCTCGTCGCTGCCCTTGAACACCAGATCATCGAGCAGCACACCGATATAGCCTGTTTCACGCCCAATGGATTCCGTCTTCAGGGCTAGCGCCCGCCGTGCGGCTGCGGTCCCGGCCACCAGACCCTGCGCCGCCGCTTCCTCGTAGCCGCTGGTGCCGTTGATCTGGCCAGCGGTGAACACGCCGGGCAGCAGGCGCGATTCCATATTCAGGGTCAGCTCGGTGGAATCCACCACGTCGTATTCGACGGCGTAGGCGTAGCGCTGCACCACCGCATTCTCGAAACCGGGAAGGGTCCGTACCAGTTGATCCTGCAAATACGGCGGCAGCGAGGAACTGAAGCCCTGCAAATAGACCTCGCTGGTCTGAATCCCATCCGGCTCCACAAACAACAGGTGACGGTCATGGTGGGCAAAACGCACCACCTTGTCCTCGATGCTGGGGCAGTATCGAGGGCCTTTGCCCTCGATATCACCGGAAAACATGGGGGACTCGTGCAGGTTCTCGTGAATAAGCTGATGGGTCTGGGGAGTGGTGTGGGTCTGCCAGGTGGGCGATTCCTGAGCGCGGGGGCCGGGGGTGCCAGTGAATCCACGCGGCTGGGGATCGGCGGGAATCTCCAGTAGGGCGGAAAAGTTGACCGAATCGGCCCGGACACGGGGAGGGGTACCCGTCTTGAACCGTTTGAGGACATGGCCCACCCGCTCCAGTGGGGCCGACAGAAAACGAGAGGGAGGCTCACCCTGCCGCCCCTCAGCACGAGACTGCCGCCCATACCACGTGATGGCCCGCATAAACGTGCCCGCCGCAATCACCACACTGCGACAGGGGAGACGGCGGCCATCGGTGGTGATGACCAGCCAGCCACCGTGTCCATCGGGTTCCAGATCAGCAGCCTCACCACGGATCACGTCAATTTCGGGATGACCGAGAATCACGTCCTGGGCGCGTTCGGCATAGGCATCGCGCTCGTTCTGCACGCGCAGGGACTGCACGGCTGGCCCCTTGCTGGCATTTAACACACGGGTATGGATCGCGGTGTCGTCGGCCAGACGGCCCATCAGACCGCCCAGGGCCTGAACCTCGAAGACCAGTTGGCTCTTGCCAGGGCCGCCCACCGCTGGGTTGCAGGGCATCCGCCCCACGGTCGCCGGATTGCCCACCAGCAGCCCCACCCGCGAGAATTTGGCCGCCGCCCACGCCGCCTCCAGGCCAGCGTGGCCCCCACCGATCACGATCACATTCCAGCCATTCACCGTGCGAGTGTATCCGGGGTGGTAGACAGGAACGGTGATCCGTATTGCGGGACGTGAGTGTTGGAATGGCTCAGATGAACGTCTGGACTGTTCGCCTTCATCTGGTCTTCAAACTGAGAAACTCTTACAATCCGGCATGGACTTTGCCACTCTCCGGGCCGACCTGATCGGAACTGACGCCGTGATCAACACGCCTTTCGGGGAGCGGCGGGTGACCTACGCGGATTACGTGGCCTCCGGGCGGGCGCTCAGGAGCGTGGAGGAGCGGATCAGCACGCTGGCGCTGCCGCTGTACGCCAACACTCACACTGAGGACAGCGCCACCGGAGCGCACAGCACCCACCTATCGCATCAAGCCGCCGACTACATCCGGGGCCAACTGGGCGGCGACAAAACCTGCAAACTGGTCTTCTGCGGTTCGGGCAGCACAGCGGCGGTGCGGCGTATTCAGGACATTCTGGGACTGACCGTGTGCGGCGATCACCGCGCCACGGTGCTGGCCTCTATCCCCGAAAACGAGCGCCCGGTGGTCTTCGTCGGCCCCTACGAACACCACAGCAACGAGGTCAGTTGGCGCGAAACGCTGGCCGAGGTGGTGGAGCTGCCTCTGTGCGAGAAGGGCAATCTGGATCTGGACGCGCTGGTTCAGGCGCTCAAGTCCCCGCAGTACGCCCGCCGCCCCAAGATCGGCTCGTTCAGCGCGGCCAGCAATGTGACCGGCCTGCTGACCGACACCCGCACGGTGGCGCGCATCCTGCACCAGCACGGGGCTTACGCCTTCTTCGACTTTGCGGCCAGCGGCCCTTACGTCAAGATCGATATGAAGCCGGGCAAACCGGACGGCTACGACGCCGTGTTCCTCAGCCCGCATAAGTTTGTGGGGGGGCCGGGAACGCCGGGGTTGCTGTGTTTTCAGGACCATCTGTACCATCTGAACGTGCCCAGCACGGCGGGCGGCGGCACTGTGCGCTATGTCAGCCGCACCAAACAGGTCTATATCGAGGATATCGAGGCGCGCGAGGACGCAGGCACGCCTGCCATTCTGGGCAAGGTTCGTACCGCGCTGGCTTTCAAGGTCAAGGAGGAACTGGGGGTGGACGAGTTGACAGCGCGAGAACACGAGCTGTTCGCCCGTGCGCTGGCGCGTCTGGGAACCAATGAGCAGATTCAGATTCTGGGCAACCCCCAGGCCGCTCGCCTCGCCTTCCTGTCTTTCCTGGTCAAAACGCCGGACGGCAGCTATCTGCATCCCCGGCTGGTGGTCCGCCTGCTCAACGACCTGTTCGGCATTCAGGCGCGCGGCGGCTGTGCCTGCGCCGGACCCTACGGCCATGTGCTGCTGAACATCGACGACGAGCGCAGTGAGCGTTATATGCAGTGCGCGCTGTCCAACATCGACGGCCTCAAGCCCGGCTGGACCCGCCTGAACCTCGCGCCGTGGGCCAGTGATGGGGAAGTGGAATTCATCTTGAGTGCCATCGAATTCGTGGCCGAACACGGGGCGCGCTTTTTGCCGCTGTACGACTTCGACTGGATGACCGGGGCCTGGACCCATGCGCAGGACGAGGCCCCAATGGACCTGTTCGGCGATCAGCGCCCACAGACAGGTGCGGGAGAAGTACCCTTCGCCTTCTATCTGACAGAGGCGCGGCGGATTTTAGAGACCCTGGGGCCAGCAGGGGAGGGGAGAGCTGTGCCCGAATACGTCCCCGGCGATCTGGTGTTTTTCGCGCACTGAACGGGATTCAGTCTCTCTCCATCAATTCTGAACCCACCTGTCGTCCAGGCCCACTGGACGGCCCCTCCCCCTGCCTTCCTCACCCGCAGCGGCTAGAATGCCTAACGCCCGTTAGTTTAGACATCAGTTAGACAGATTCCGCCGATGGCAGAGAACGTTCCAGCCTCTGCCGCCCGCTCAGGAGGCCCGCCCCAGATGACCACATCACCTCTGGTTGAACCCTTGCCCGTTACCGGGATTCAACCCTTCACCAAAGAACCCATCCGCTACATCGGTGAGGACGGTCTGCCCGTTCGGCCCCTCCCCACCGCCTACACCCCCGAACGCCTGCGCGAGCTGCACAGCGTGATGCTGCGCGCCCGCGAGTTTGACCGCAAGCTGATCACGCTGCTGCGGCAGGGGCGCACCACCTTCTACGCGCAGTCCAGCGGCATGGAGGCCACACAGGTGGGCCTGGCGCATTCGGTCCGGCCCGGCCACGACTGGGTCTGGCCGTATTACCGCGATCACACGCTGGCGCTGGCGCTGGGCGTGCCGATGTTCGAGCTGATCAGTCAGGTGCTGGGCAGCAACTCCGATCCCAGCCGGGGCCGCCAGATGCCGCACCACTTCGCCGCCCGCAAGCAGAACTTCGTGTCCATCAGCAGTTCCATTGCCAATCAGGTGCCGCCCGCCACGGGCACGGCGATGGCGCAGAAGTATCTGGGCACCGACGAGATCACTATCTGCACCTTTGGCGATGGAGCCACCAGCGAGGGCGACTGGCACGCCGGAATGAACATGGCCGGGGCGATGGCCGCGCCGTGCCTGTTCGTCTGCGAGAACAACCAGTGGGCCATCAGCACCAACCTGCGCGGTCAGACCGCCAGCGAGAACATCCATATCAAGGCCAAGGCGTATGGGATGCCCGGTTTCTATGTGGACGGCAACGATCTGGTGGCCGTCATGGAAGTCTGCACGCACGCCGCCGAGTGGGTGCGCGCCGGAAACGGCCCCGCGCTGGTGGAATGCCTGACCTACCGCGTCGGCTCCCACAGCAACGCCGATGCCGACGCCGAGAAGCACTACCGCACCCGCGAGGAGGTGCAGGAGTGGCTGGGCCGTGACCCGGTGGTGCGCGTCGAGAAACTGCTGGAACACCTGGGCCATCCCATCGGGTCCGAGGAACGCGCCAACATGATTTCCGCCGTTCACCGCGAGGTGGATGAGCAGGTCATCCGCGCCGAGGCCACTGGGCAGCCCGACTGGCGGATCATGTTCGAGGACGTCTATGCAGACATGCCCGGCCATCTGCGTGAAGAGGCCGCCATGCTGCGGGCCGAACAGGAAGGGGGTAGCAAATGACCGCTACCCAGGAAAGGAAAGTCGAGGCCGCTCCCGCTGAATCCCGCACCATCAACCTGATCACCGCCGTCACCGAGGCACTGCACGAGGAAATGGAGCGTGACAGCCGGGTGGTGCTGTTCGGGCAGGACGTGGGCGCACGCGGCGGCGTGTTCATGGCAACGGCAGGTTTGCAGGCCACTTTTGGCAAAGAGCGTGTGTTTGACACCCCACTCAGCGAGGCCGCCATCGTGGGCGCGGCGGTGGGCATGGCCGTGCGCGGCTTACGGCCCGTGGCCGAGATTCAGTTCGCCGATTACATGGGGCCGGGCTTTGACCAGATCATCAGTCAGGCGGCCAAGCTGCGCTACCGCAGCGGCGGCCAGTACACTGCGCCGATGGTCATCCGCACGCCGTCGGGCGGCGGCGTCAAGGGCGGCCACCACCACAGCCAGAGTCCCGAGAGTTACTACACCCACACGCCGGGCCTGAAAGTGGTGATGCCCAGCACGCCCTACGACGCCAAGGGACTGTTGAAAGCCGCGATTCGAGGTGAAGATCCAGTGATCTTCTTTGAACCCAAGCGGCTGTACCGCGCTTCCAAAGGTGAAGTGCCGGGCCATGACTACACCGTAAAAATTGGCGAGGCCGCCATCCGCCGCGAGGGCACGGACCTGAGCCTGATTGGTTACGGCGGCGTCATGCCCGATCTGGAACGCGCCGCCGACGCGCTGGGGGCCGAGGGCGTCAGTGTCGAGGTTATTGACCTGCGCAGCCTGGTGCCCTGGGACAAGGAACTGGTCCTCAGCAGCGTGCAGAAGACGGGCCGCGCCGTCCTCGTCAGCGAGGCCCCGCGCATCAGCAACTTCATGGGCGAGGTGGCGTATAGCATTCAGGCCGAAGCCTTCGACTCTTTGCTGGCCCCCGTTGGACAGGTGGCAGGCTTCGATATCCCATACCCCTACGTGCAGGACAAGATCTATCTGCCCGGCCCCAACCGCATCACGGCGGCCTGCGTGCAGGCGCTGAATTATTAACTGCTGCCTGCCGCTCATACAAAGCGCCCGCGTTAAGCTGCGTCCATGAAGCTCAAGCTCAACCCTGACCTGCTGCGTCCGCTGCTGGGCACCATCGGCCTGATGATCGGCTTCGGCGTATACGCGGTGGCGGGTGATCTTCCCCAGCCATGGCAGCGCCTGAGCATTGGCGCGATGTTTGCCCTGCTGGGCGTCAGCGCCGTGATCTACGGCAGGGGCGAACGCTGGATTCAGGTACTGGGCGGCGTGCTGATCGCTTATGGACTGCTGCGGGCATTGTTGCTCGGCTAGGTCAGGGGCAGAAGGCCAAAACACCACGCCCCGCCCCCTCTTTTCCCACAACCCACATCCCACAACCGAGGTAATCCGTGAAAGAAATTCTGCTCCCCGAACTGGCCGAAAGCGTTGTCGAAGGCGAAATCCTCAAGTGGTTGGTGGAGGAAGGCGACACCATCGCGCTGGAACAGCCGCTGTGCGAGGTCATGACCGACAAGGTAACCGTGGAACTGCCCAGCCCGGCGGCGGGCATCCTGCACAGGCGCATGGCGCAGGAGGGCGAGGTGGTGGCCGTTCACGCCGTCATCGCCCTGATCGACGAGGGGGGAGAGTCAGCAGCCACACCCAGCCCCACGCAGGCCATTCAGGACAGCGGCGAGAATCCCACGACCGCCGATGCCCAGTTGCCCCCACAGGCGCTGGAGGAACGCGAGCAGATCGCGCAGGAAGAGGACGATCAGGGCGGCAGCATCGTGGAGGCGGGCCACATGAAGGGCGGGGCCGACGACGATTCCAGCAGCCTGTTCAAGGCGTTTGCCTCTGACGAGCAGGTGAAAGTTCAGGGCCTGGGCAGCCGCAGCGGCAGCGGTGCGCCGGGTAGTTCCACCGCCGGAACGGGCACGCTGAACCGTGAGCCTGCGCCTGCCGCCCGCCCCGATGGCCGGGTGCTGGCCGTTCCTGCCGCCCGCCAACTGGCCCGCGAGATGAACCTTGATCTGACGCAGGTGCGGGGCAGCGGCCCCAACGGACGCATCCGCGTACAGGACGTGGCAGAGCATGGGCGGGGTGGGGCAGAGCAGGTGGATACGCCTCAGCCGCAGACGCCAGCACAACCGCAGGCACAGGCCGCAGTGGCTCCGACCAGCCAGCCTCAACCCGCCGCCAAAGGTGTGGGCGGAATGCCCGTCGCGCCTGTCCAGTACCGCACGCCCAAAGGCTACGAGCATCTGGAAGACCGCGTACCACTGCGGGGGATGCGCCGGGCCATCAGCAACCAGATGCAGGCCAGCCACCTCTACACCGTCCGCACCCTGACCGTGGACGAGGTCAACCTGACCAAGCTGGTGGAGTTCCGCAGCCGGGTCAAGGGCGAGGCGGCAGCAGCAGGCGTCAAGCTGTCGTACCTGCCGTTCATCTTCAAGGCGGTCACGGCGGCCCTCAAGAAATACCCCAGCCTGAACACCTCTTTCGACGAGGCCAGCAGCGAGATCGTGCAGAAGCGCTATTACAACATGGGCATGGCCGTCGCCACCGACGCGGGGCTGACCGTGCCGGTGCTGAAGGACGTGAACCAGAAGAGCATCTTCGAGCTGGCGCGTGAGGTCGTCGATCTGGCGGGCCGCGCGCAGAATGGCAAGCTGGCGGCAGACGAGCTGGCGGGCAGCACCTTTTCCATCACGAACATCGGCTCGATAGGCGCGCTGTTCTCGTTCCCGATCATCAACGTGCCGGACGCCGCGATTCTGGGCATCCACAGCATCGTCAAACGGCCCATCGTGGACGAGAACGACAACATCGTCGTGGCGCACATGATGTACCTGAGTCTGTCCTTCGATCACCGTCTGGTGGACGGCGCGGAAGCGGCCCGCTTTTGCCGAGAAGTGATCCGCCTGCTGGAAAACCCGGACCGCCTGATGCTGGAAGCGATGTAAACTCCTTAATACTGCCGAACCCCAAGCTGAGATAAAGGTGCGCCCCGGATTCGTCAAGGGCGCATCAGCTTCAAAGATTAAGGTGAGATATCCGGGGCAGGCCCCTGCCACCATCCTTCTCGATTTCGCCCCCATTCAGGAGACTTCCCAAACTGCCATGATGACCCGCATCCTCCTTCCCCTGCTGTGCCTGACGGCCCTGGCCCCTGCGGCTGGGGCGCTGAAGGTGCAGGTCTGGGATAGGGAATTGCAAACGAAGGTGGGCGACGGCGAGAGCAGCGGCAGCAAGCTGGTCATGCAGTTCGTGGGCGACTACGACGGCCCGGTGGTGGTGCTGTTCGCCCAGACCGACGAGGAAAAGTCGCGCGTCACCTTCCCCGGCCTCAAGAGCAGTTACAACGGCAGCCTCAGCAAGGGGCTATTGACCTTGCAGATGCCGGGGGCGTCTGGGGCCAGCCCCACCAATACCTCGCTTACCCTCAGCAAATTCCTGACTCCCTTCAAGCTGACCCTCAGCGCGCAGCCTGCTGGACTTTCCCTGAGCCTGCCGGGCCTCAAGACCACAGACACGGCGGCCAAAGACAGTTCCGGTAAAAGCGGCGCGGCTAAGGACAGTTCCGCCAAAGACGGCAAATAGACTCGCCCCACCCCAAGGAGACCTCATGCTGGCGCAGATTCTAGTTGTAGAAGACGATCCACATCTCGGGCCGCTACTCAAGGAATACCTGTCGGGCGACTATCAGGTGCATCATTCCGCCACCCTGCGGGACGCGCAGTCGTGGCTGGGCATGCACAGCGCTCAACTGATCCTGCTGGACCTGAACCTGCCCGACGGCGACGGTCTGGATCTCGTGCAGTCCCTGCGGCAATACAGCAGCACCCCCGTGCTGGTTCTGTCTGCGCGCAGCGGTGTGCAGGAGCGTGTGGCCGGGCTGAACGCCGGGGCCGACGACTACCTGACCAAGCCCTTTGCGATGCCCGAACTGGACGCCCGCATCACCGCCCTGCTGCGTCGCACCGCTGCCGGAACCGGGGTGAATCTGGGTAACACCAGCCTCAGCACCTCCAGCCTGTTGCTGACGGTCAACGACAAGAGCATCAACCTGACCGAACACGAGGCGCGCATCTTGGAACTGATGATGCGGACCCCGGAGCGCGTGTTCTCGCGCGCCGACATCGAATCACATCTATACGGCTGGGAAACGCCCAACAGCAACAGCGTGGAAGTGCGGATCTCGCAGCTTCGCAAGAAACTGGAGCAGTCGGACAGCGATCTGAAGATCAGAACCATTCGCAACGTCGGCTACGTGCTGCAAGCATAAAACAGATGTTGCCAGAAACCCGCCCCGCCCCGAATGCTGCGCCCGCCGCACCACACAGGCGGGGCGCGGTGCTGACGCCGGGGGCCGGGATGGCGTCGGCGCGGGTGGCGTGGCGGCATAGTCTGCGTTTCCGGCTGGCGGCCACCTACAGCCTGCTGGCCCTAGCGCTGATCCTGCTGATCAGTCTGGGCGTGGTGTCGCTGCTGCTCTCGCGCATGGATCAGCAGTTCAATGCCCGCCTGAATGACCGCGCCGACACGCTGGCCGAGGCGTTCTCTACATCCGGCGCGGGTCTGGGCAAGACGGCGAGTGGGGCCAACGCCTACACCATGCTGATTGACGAGGACGGCACGGTCAAGGCGGCCAGTCCCATCTTGCGGAATTTTTTGAATGCCCCCTACCCCTATGGTGACCGGTCGCAGGTCAGCATCGGGGAGACCTCTGTTCGGGCGGTCAAGCGCGAGGCAGGGGATTTTGGGACCCTGTGGGTGGGTCTGCCCGAGGACGACCTGATCGCCGCCCGCCAGAGCGCCGCGAGTGCCCTGCTGATCGCGCTGGTGTTCACGCCGCTGATCCTGCTGCTGGTGGGCTGGTGGGTGGGCCGCCGGGCGCTGTCGGGGTTGCAGGGGGCGGCGAATCTGGCAGACCAGATTGACCCTGGCCTTAGCCTTGCCACGCTGCCGCTGCCTGCCCGCGAGGACGAGGTCCACCGCCTTCTGAGTGCCATCAACCGCCTGCTGGTCCGCATCGAGGCTGGGCAGGCGCGCGAGAAGCAACTGCTAGGGCAGATCGTGCATGAGCTGGGCGCGCCGCTGACCGTGTTGCAGGCCAGCCTGCGCCGCGCCGAGGAACGTATCGACGACCCGGAAGTTCGCCGCGCCGCGCTGGTGGCCGATGAACTGACCTTTACCACCCAGGACCTGATGCAACTGGCACGCGGACAACTGGAGCTGAAGCTGGCGTGGCATTACATCCCGGCGCGCACCTTGCAGGAACGGCTGGAGCGGCTGGTGCCCGGCACGCTGTACGAGGGTGACTGGACTGGCGGCATCCTGTGTGACCCGGACCGATTGACGCAGGCCGTCCGCAACCTGCTGGCGAACGCCCGCCGCGCCGCCGGACCGGACGGCAGCGTGAAGCTGACGCTGGAAGAAACGGTGGACCACCTGACCTTCACCGTGCGCGACAGCGGCCCCGGCCTGCCCCCCGAACTGGGCGAGCGCATCTTCGAGCCGTTCATCAGCGGCGCGGGCAGCAGCGGCCTGGGCCTGAGCGTCTCGCGCCAGATCGCGGTGATGCACGGTGGCCGCCTGAGCGGCGGCAACCACCCAGGCGGCGGCGCACAGTTCGTGCTGGCCATTCCGGGCGCGGCGCTGGGAGATGAGGACTAGCAGGACAGTCCAGGTTCGGCAGCTTTCCGGAAAAATGAGTGGCGGGGCGGGGGAAGATGGACGGCTGGCCAAGCCATTTTCCGCAGCTCCATCATCCAGTTGATGGTCTTCCGCATATCTCTGGTCAGGTGATCCCACGCCGACGGAGAATTTATGACCCGCAACGAAACCGAGTTCAAGACCGCCCTACCCAGCCGCCCCTCCTCTGCCACGTCCACTGTTCCGGTGGCCAGAGATACCCTGGCCTGGAAGATTGATGCGCTGGAACTCCGCATGGTGGGCTGGTGGGCGCAGCACGGCATTCTGCTGCTGCGGCTGGCGCTGGGCGTGGTGTTCTTCTGGTTCGGCGTGCAGAAATTCTTTCCAGGGATCAGCGTGGCCCAGGACCTCGCCACCAACACTATCTCGGTCCTGACCTTTGGCCATGTCCCGCCAAATGTCAGCCTGCCCGTGCTGGCCACCTGGGAATGTCTGATCGGACTGGGGCTGCTTTCCGGGCGTTTCCTGCGCCTGACCCTGCTGCTGCTGTTCGCGCAGATGGCGGGTACGTTCCTGCCGCTGGTGTTCTTTCCCGCCGAAACGTTCAAGATCGTGCCGTGGGTACCCACGCTGGAAGGGCAGTACATCATCAAGAATCTGGTGCTGATCTCGGCTGGTCTGGTAGTGGGGGCAACCTCGCGCGGGGGCCGCATCATTCACAGCGCGGTGGCGGCCCAGACGGCAGAGAACACGCAGAACCTGCACGCCCGCTTCCGCCGCCGTTTTCACCGCAACCCCGAGGCCTAAATAGACTGGGACAGCGTGTCTGGGACCGCCGCCCCGCTATGCTGACCGCGTGACCACTGCCGCCCAGAATCCTGACGCCGCCTCCGAATTGCTGGCCCTGCTGATCCTGCGCCTGACCCCCAACCTGGGGCCGCGCAGGATCGAATCTTTGCGGCGGCATTTCGGCAGCGCGCGGGCGGCCCTGCATGCGCCCCTGCTGAAGCTGCGTGACGTGCCGGGACTGGACTCTAAAAGTGTGGCTGGCATGGGCAACCCCAAAGCAGCGGCGGGCGCACAGGCCGAGGTGGAAAAGGCCGCACGCATGGGCGTGACCCTGCTGGGCCGGGGGCTGGACGGCTATCCGGCGGCGCTGGAGGCCCTGGGCGATCCGCCCCCGGTGCTGTGGGTGCTGGGAGAGTTGCCCGAACTGAGCGTGGTGCCGCGCGCCGTGGGCATCGTGGGCACGCGGGCGGCCAGTCCCTATGCCGTCAGCCTGACCCGCAGGATTTCCGGCGATCTGGCGCGGGCGGGCGTGGTGATCGTCAGCGGACTGGCACGCGGCATCGACACGGCGGCCCACGGCGCGGCGGTGGAAGCCGGAGGCCAGAGCATCGGCGTGCTGGGCTGCGCCGTCAACGTGATCTACCCGCGCGAGAACGAGCGGCTGGCCGAACACCTGACCCTGATCAGCGAGTACCCGCTGGACACTGGCCCGGCCCAGCATCACTTTCCAACGAGAAACCGTTTGATCGCAGCCCTGAGCGCGGGCACACTGGTGGTGGAGGGCGAGCGCAAATCTGGCTCCCTAATCACCGCCACGCACGCACTGGAATGCGGGCGCACGGTCTTTGCGGTTCCTGGCCGGGCGGGCGATCCCCGCGCCGCTGGCCCCCATGCCCTGCTGCGCGACGGCGCGGTGCTGACCGAAACGGCGCAGGACGTGCTGGATGAACTGGGCTGGGGGCAGGCCCCCGCCGCTCCTAT comes from the Deinococcus sp. AJ005 genome and includes:
- a CDS encoding DoxX family protein, with amino-acid sequence MTRNETEFKTALPSRPSSATSTVPVARDTLAWKIDALELRMVGWWAQHGILLLRLALGVVFFWFGVQKFFPGISVAQDLATNTISVLTFGHVPPNVSLPVLATWECLIGLGLLSGRFLRLTLLLLFAQMAGTFLPLVFFPAETFKIVPWVPTLEGQYIIKNLVLISAGLVVGATSRGGRIIHSAVAAQTAENTQNLHARFRRRFHRNPEA
- a CDS encoding HAMP domain-containing sensor histidine kinase, which encodes MLPETRPAPNAAPAAPHRRGAVLTPGAGMASARVAWRHSLRFRLAATYSLLALALILLISLGVVSLLLSRMDQQFNARLNDRADTLAEAFSTSGAGLGKTASGANAYTMLIDEDGTVKAASPILRNFLNAPYPYGDRSQVSIGETSVRAVKREAGDFGTLWVGLPEDDLIAARQSAASALLIALVFTPLILLLVGWWVGRRALSGLQGAANLADQIDPGLSLATLPLPAREDEVHRLLSAINRLLVRIEAGQAREKQLLGQIVHELGAPLTVLQASLRRAEERIDDPEVRRAALVADELTFTTQDLMQLARGQLELKLAWHYIPARTLQERLERLVPGTLYEGDWTGGILCDPDRLTQAVRNLLANARRAAGPDGSVKLTLEETVDHLTFTVRDSGPGLPPELGERIFEPFISGAGSSGLGLSVSRQIAVMHGGRLSGGNHPGGGAQFVLAIPGAALGDED
- the dprA gene encoding DNA-processing protein DprA encodes the protein MTTAAQNPDAASELLALLILRLTPNLGPRRIESLRRHFGSARAALHAPLLKLRDVPGLDSKSVAGMGNPKAAAGAQAEVEKAARMGVTLLGRGLDGYPAALEALGDPPPVLWVLGELPELSVVPRAVGIVGTRAASPYAVSLTRRISGDLARAGVVIVSGLARGIDTAAHGAAVEAGGQSIGVLGCAVNVIYPRENERLAEHLTLISEYPLDTGPAQHHFPTRNRLIAALSAGTLVVEGERKSGSLITATHALECGRTVFAVPGRAGDPRAAGPHALLRDGAVLTETAQDVLDELGWGQAPAAPIPDLPPEQARVLKSLTAPATLDDLQATTGLPLPELQTALVMLQLMGLAEEVGGRWARR